The following proteins are encoded in a genomic region of Zea mays cultivar B73 chromosome 9, Zm-B73-REFERENCE-NAM-5.0, whole genome shotgun sequence:
- the LOC100281588 gene encoding purple acid phosphatase precursor — MRGWGLLVLSLHVLSCLVSGVASGRTSSYVRTEFPSTDIPLESEWFAIPKGYNAPQQVHITQGDYDGKAVIVSWVTPEEPGPSEVFYGKEKLYDQKAEGTTTNYTFYDYKSGYIHHCLVDGLEYNTKYYYKIGSGNSAREFWFETPPAIDPDASYTFGIIGDLGQTFNSLSTLQHYEKTGGQTVLFVGDLSYADRYEHNDGIRWDSWGRFVEHSTAYQPWIWNTGNHEIEYRPDLGETSVFKPYLHRYMTPYLASKSSSPMWYAVRRASAHIIVLSSYSPFVKYTPQWLWLKNEFKRVDREKTPWLIVLMHSPMYNSNEAHYMEGESMRAAFEKWFVKYKVDLVFAGHVHAYERSYRISNVNYNITSGNRYPVPDKSAPVYITVGDGGNQEGLASRFYNPQPDYSAFREASYGHSVLQLKNRTHAIYQWNRNDDGNPVPADTVMFHNQYWTSSTRRRRLKKNHLHLEDLEDLISLL, encoded by the exons ATGAGGGGCTGGGGTTTGCTCGTGTTATCGCTACATGTTCTTTCATGCCTGGTTAGTGGCGTTGCTTCTGGTCGAACAAGCTCTTATGTGCGCACAGAGTTTCCATCTACAGATATACCtctagaaagtgaatggtttgctaTTCCAAAGGGATACAATGCTCCACAGCAG GTTCATATCACTCAAGGTGATTATGATGGAAAGGCAGTTATAGTATCTTGGGTTACTCCAGAAGAACCTGGGCCAAGTGAAGTATTTTATGGCAAGGAGAAGCTATATGACCAGAAAGCAGAAGGAACAACAACAAACTATACGTTTTACGATTACAAATCTGGATACATACACCATTGCCTTGTCGATGGCCTTGAG TATAACACTAAATATTATTACAAGATTGGAAGCGGAAATTCAGCTCGAGAATTCTGGTTTGAAACGCCTCCAGCAATTGATCCAGATGCATCATACACATTTGGCATCATAG GTGATCTGGGgcaaacatttaattctctcTCAACTCTTCAACATTATGAGAAAACTGGAGGTCAAACTGTTCTATTTGTTGGGGATTTGTCGTATGCTGATAGATATGAACATAATGATGGCATTCGTTGGGATTCCTGGGGTCGATTCGTTGAGCACAGTACTGCATACCAGCCATGGATTTGGAATACTGGAAACCATGAAATAGAGTACAGGCCTGATCTG GGAGAAACTTCTGTATTCAAGCCATATTTGCATAGGTACATGACTCCATATTTAGCATCAAAGAGCAGTTCTCCTATGTGGTATGCTGTCAGGCGTGCATCTGCTCACATCATCGTGTTGTCTAGCTACTCTCCATTTG TAAAATACACTCCTCAATGGCTGTGGCTGAAGAACGAATTCAAGCGCGTGGACAGGGAAAAGACACCCTGGCTTATCGTTCTCATGCATTCTCCCATGTACAACAGCAACGAGGCACATTACATGGAGGGTGAGAGTATGAGGGCTGCTTTCGAGAAATGGTTTGTGAAGTACAAGGTTGACTTGGTGTTTGCAGGGCACGTTCATGCTTATGAGAGATCA TACCGCATTTCTAATGTCAACTACAACATAACGTCGGGAAATCGGTATCCAGTGCCGGACAAATCTGCTCCCGTTTACATAACGGTCGGTGATGGAGGCAACCAGGAAGGACTTGCTTCAAG GTTTTATAACCCCCAGCCGGATTACTCAGCGTTCAGGGAGGCCAGCTATGGTCACTCAGTTTTACAGCTGAAAAACAGGACCCATGCTATCTACCAGTGGAATAGAAACGATGATGGGAATCCTGTTCCAGCAGACACCGTAATGTTCCATAACCAATATTG GACGAGCAGCACGCGCCGCAGGAGGCTGAAGAAGAACCATCTCCATCTCGAGGACCTTGAGGATTTGATCTCCCTATTATAG